In Drosophila simulans strain w501 chromosome 3R, Prin_Dsim_3.1, whole genome shotgun sequence, a single window of DNA contains:
- the LOC6726952 gene encoding uncharacterized protein LOC6726952, translating into MAFRSTSLLAFGCALLLVASTSVSGAAIENAVTPRIHSSDELISTIVDKCFHANAMHCLKEKVLTYLDTVANVEEEVSGRALGDDVIDKVIVDRLGRILNTNEMRLQLPQTFFAGSVVTYRSDRGFDLELPKDEGRAEKKNKDKLFLPLLLLMKFKLKVIMPILLALIGLKATKALILSKIAIKLVLGFLIYNLIQKLGGMKMNMVPMPAPVPASEYGVPSTTASSYDPSSWEPMSGGPYARWDSQNLAYSSYHPSSSSSYSSGSSSGSSGSSSSYSSSS; encoded by the exons ATGGCTTTCCGCTCCACGTCCTTGCTCGCGTTCGGTTgtgcgctgctgctggtggcctCCACATCCGTGTCCGGTGCTGCCATCGAGAACGCGGTGACCCCGCGGATCCACAGCTCCGACGAGCTGATCTCGACTATTGTGGATAAGTGCTTCCATGCCAATGCCATGCATTGCCTGAAGGAGAAGGTGCTCACCTACCTGGACACGGTGGCCAATGTGGAGGAGGAGGTCAGCGGACGCGCCCTGGGTGACGATGTCATCGACAAGGTCATTGTGGACCGCCTGGGCCGCATTCTGAACACCAACGAGATGAGGTTGCAGCTGCCACAGACCTTCTTCGCTGGTTCCGTGGTGACCTATCGCTCGGATCGCGGTTTTGATCTGGAGTTGCCCAAGGATGAGG GTCGTGCTGAGAAGAAGAACAAGGACAAGCTGTTcctgcccctgctgctgctgatgaagTTCAAGCTGAAGGTGATCATGCCCATCCTGCTGGCTCTGATCGGTCTGAAGGCCACCAAGGCTCTGATTCTGTCCAAGATCGCCATCAAGCTGGTGCTGGGCTTCCTGATCTACAACCTCATCCAGAAGTTGGGAGGCATGAAGATGAACATGGTGCCCATGCCCGCTCCAGTTCCGGCCAGCGAATACGGAGTGCCCAgcaccaccgcctcctcctaCGACCCCAGCAGCTGGGAGCCCATGAGCGGAGGTCCCTACGCCCGTTGGGACTCGCAGAACCTGGCCTACAGCTCGTACCATCCTAGCAGCTCATCGTCCTACTCCTCGGGATCCTCCTCGGGATCCTCTGGCTCTTCCTCCAGCTACAGCTCGTCCTCTTAA
- the LOC6726953 gene encoding putative odorant-binding protein A5, whose protein sequence is MLASIWILLFMRFAPSLSLKSIRGVHQSDTEVSKIMRSMDVIPDVIHIGPQEFLNVTYHGHLAAHCGKVLEPMQVRDEPSVKWPSAPENYYALLMVDPDVPNAITPTHREFLHWMVLNIPANLLSLGDVRVGYMGATPLKGTGTHRFVFLLYKQRDYTKFDFPKLPKHSVKGRSGFETKRFAKKYKFGHPVAGNFFTSQWSPHVPSLIKAISHNARQVAHF, encoded by the exons ATGTTGGCCAGCATATGGATTCTACTTTTCATGCGATTCGCGCCAAGCCTGAGCCTGAAATCCATCCGAGGAGTTCATCAGTCGGATACGGAAGTGAGCAAGATCATGAGGTCCATGGATGTGATACCAGATGTAATACACATCGGACCGCAGGAGTTCCTTAAT GTGACTTACCACGGACATTTAGCAGCACATTGTGGAAAGGTACTGGAACCCATGCAAGTGCGTGATGAACCCTCCGTAAAGTGGCCCTCGGCACCGGAAAACTACTACGCCCTGCTGATGGTGGATCCGGACGTACCCAATGCCATAACACCCACGCACCGGGAGTTCCTACACTGGATGGTCCTCAACATACCCGCCAATCTGTTGTCCCTTGGGGACGTGCGCGTGGGATACATGGGCGCCACTCCGCTGAAGGGAACCGGAACCCATCGGTTCGTCTTCCTGCTCTACAAGCAGAGGGACTACACCAAGTTTGACTTCCCGAAACTGCCGAAGCACTCGGTTAAGGGTCGCAGTGGATTTGAAACCAAGCGGTTCGctaagaaatacaaatttgGGCATCCGGTAGCTGGGAACTTCTTCACATCCCAATGGAGCCCCCATGTTCCATCCCTTATCAAAGCCATCTCACACAATGCCCGTCAAGTAGCACACTTTTGA
- the LOC6726954 gene encoding protein D2 has product MSDSTVCFSKHKIVPDILKTCPATLLTVTYGGGQVVDVGGELTPTQVQSQPKVEWDADPNAFYTLLLTDPDAPSRKEPKFREWHHWLVVNIPGNQVEKGVVLTEYVGAGPPQGTGLHRYVFLIYKQPQKLTCNEPKIPKTSGDKRANFSTSKFMSKYKLGDPIAGNFFQAQWDDYVPKLYKQLSGKK; this is encoded by the exons ATGTCCGATTCCACCGTGTGCTTCTCTAAGCACAAGATCGTGCCGGATATCCTGAAGACGTGTCCTGCCACTTTGCTTACG GTAACTTATGGTGGTGGACAGGTGGTGGATGTGGGCGGTGAATTGACACCCACGCAGGTGCAGAGCCAGCCAAAGGTGGAGTGGGATGCAGATCCGAATGCCTTTTACACGCTCCTCCTGACCGATCCGGATGCGCCCAGTCGCAAGGAGCCCAAGTTCCGCGAGTGGCACCACTGGCTGGTGGTCAATATTCCAGGGAACCAAGTCGAGAAGGGCGTGGTTTTGACCGAATATGTGGGTGCAGGTCCGCCGCAAGGCACGGGACTTCATCGTTACGTCTTCCTGATCTACAAACAACCCCAAAAGCTCACTTGCAACGAGCCCAAAATCCCAAAAACAAGCGGCGACAAGCGAGCCAATTTCAGCACCTCCAAGTTTATGAGCAAGTACAAGCTGGGGGATCCCATTGCCGGGAACTTTTTTCAGGCACAGTGGGACGACTATGTGCCCAAGTTATACAAGCAACTATCTGGCAAGAAGTAG
- the LOC6726955 gene encoding protein D2: MLRVLLPLVCCLLAVKAGSVEEVFRSHQVVPDVIPEPPNQLLKVTYSNNLVAKDGVELTPTQVKDQPVVEWDAQPGEFYTLIMTDPDAPSRAQPKFREFKHWILANIAGNDLASGEPIAEYIGSGPPQGTGLHRYVFLLYKQSGKLEFDEERESKRSRKDRPKFSAAKFAKKHELGNPIAGTFYQSQYDDYVPKLHKQLSEN; this comes from the exons ATGCTGCGAGTGCTATTGCCATTGGTGTGCTGCCTACTGGCCGTTAAAGCTGGCTCCGTGGAGGAGGTTTTCAGATCCCACCAGGTGGTCCCCGACGTTATTCCCGAGCCGCCGAACCAGTTGTTAAAG GTCACGTACAGCAACAACCTGGTGGCCAAGGATGGTGTGGAGCTAACGCCCACGCAGGTTAAGGATCAGCCAGTCGTGGAGTGGGACGCTCAGCCCGGGGAGTTCTACACCCTCATCATGACGGATCCCGATGCCCCCAGCCGAGCGCAGCCCAAGTTCCGTGAGTTCAAGCACTGGATCCTCGCCAACATCGCCGGCAATGACTTGGCGAGTGGTGAGCCCATCGCCGAGTACATTGGCTCCGGCCCACCCCAGGGCACGGGACTGCATCGCTACGTCTTCCTGCTGTACAAGCAGTCCGGCAAACTCGAGTTCGACGAGGAGCGCGAGAGCAAGAGATCCCGCAAGGATCGTCCCAAATTCAGCGCCGCCAAGTTTGCCAAGAAGCACGAGCTGGGCAATCCCATCGCTGGAACTTTCTACCAATCCCAGTACGACGACTATGTTCCAAAACTGCACAAGCAACTTTCGGAGAATTGA
- the LOC6726956 gene encoding probable small nuclear ribonucleoprotein Sm D2, whose amino-acid sequence MALVKPKSELTPEELARQEEEEFNTGPLSVLTQSVKNNTQVLINCRNNKKLLGRVKAFDRHCNMVLENVKEMWTELPRTGKGKKKVKPVNKDRFISKMFLRGDSVILVLRNPLATAAGK is encoded by the exons AT GGCTCTTGTGAAACCAAAATCGGAACTGACCCCGGAGGAGCTGGCAcgccaggaggaggaggagttcaACACCGGGCCGCTGTCCGTGCTCACGCAGTCCGTGAAGAACAACACCCAGGTGCTCATCAACTgccgcaacaacaagaagCTGCTGGGCAGGGTGAAGGCCTTCGATCGGCACTGCAACATGGTACTGGAAAACGTGAAGGAGATGTGGACGGAGCTGCCGCGGACCGGCAAGGGCAAGAAGAAGGTGAAACCCGTGAACAAGGATCGGTTTATATCGAAGATGTTCCTGCGAGGCGATTCCGTCATCCTGGTTCTTAGGAATCCCCTGGCCACGGCGGCCGGCAAGTAG
- the LOC6726957 gene encoding tRNA:m(4)X modification enzyme TRM13 homolog yields MEPVKATMTTDKAEEPVTTTCSYWVPRKKRRCKMTANKGSEFCGAHAPTTATTATSDDKSAEDSFQERIPCPLDHKHTVFKRKLAKHLTICNARDQESSLPYIVKGVNSGEDLKETDEELEKFNQIKLHELADEEFYSLIDKVKELYDKHINSSIQELQLEHESLKEELSRKDYGQETLRQLTQASSLLGILEHDHQLTDHTSYVEFGAGKGQLAYFLATVLQEQKLSHSQVVLIDRMSLRHKKDNKLANREVVQRIRADIADLKLSALPELKKTQRTVALSKHLCGAATDLTLRCILGDGNASSDYVLIALCCHHRCSWRSYVGRKFLQEAGIGAREFAILTKMVSWAVCGTGLSRERRKAMESADFQPTETNTQRLTRQEREQIGQQCKRVLDYGRLDHLRSHGYQAELKFYVPRDVTLENVVLLARPTSSKLECQNK; encoded by the coding sequence ATGGAACCTGTGAAAGCGACGATGACCACTGACAAGGCAGAGGAGCCGGTAACCACCACTTGCTCCTACTGGGTGCCACGCAAAAAGCGCCGCTGCAAGATGACTGCAAATAAGGGCAGTGAGTTTTGTGGAGCCCATGCCCCAACGACAGCCACCACTGCAACTTCTGATGACAAATCTGCAGAAGATTCCTTCCAGGAACGAATTCCCTGCCCGCTTGATCACAAACATACCGTGTTTAAGAGAAAACTGGCCAAACACTTGACCATTTGCAATGCCAGGGATCAGGAAAGTTCACTGCCCTACATTGTGAAAGGAGTGAATTCTGGAGAAGATCTTAAGGAAACAGACGAGGAGTTAgaaaaattcaatcaaataaaGCTGCACGAGCTGGCGGACGAAGAGTTCTACAGTCTGATCGACAAAGTTAAGGAGCTGTATGACAAACACATCAATTCCAGCATACAGGAACTGCAGCTGGAGCACGAATCCCTTAAGGAGGAACTTAGTCGCAAGGACTACGGCCAGGAAACGCTACGCCAGCTCACCCAGGCCTCTAGCTTGCTGGGCATCCTGGAACACGATCACCAGCTGACAGATCACACGAGCTATGTAGAATTCGGAGCCGGAAAGGGACAATTAGCCTATTTTTTGGCCACCGTATTGCAGGAACAGAAGTTGAGTCACTCACAGGTGGTCCTCATCGACCGAATGTCCCTGCGGCACAAGAAGGACAACAAGTTGGCCAACAGGGAGGTGGTGCAACGCATCCGTGCTGATATCGCTGATCTTAAACTTTCTGCTCTGCCGGAGCTAAAGAAAACCCAACGAACGGTGGCTCTTTCGAAGCACCTCTGTGGAGCAGCTACAGACTTGACCCTGAGATGTATACTCGGTGATGGGAATGCCAGTTCGGACTACGTTCTCATCGCCCTGTGTTGCCATCATCGCTGCTCCTGGCGCTCCTACGTGGGACGCAAGTTTCTTCAGGAAGCTGGAATTGGAGCAAGGGAGTTCGCTATCCTAACCAAAATGGTCAGTTGGGCAGTTTGTGGCACGGGCTTAAGCCGCGAGCGGCGCAAGGCCATGGAATCGGCTGACTTTCAGCCCACCGAGACGAACACGCAACGTCTAACTCGCCAGGAGCGCGAACAGATTGGCCAACAGTGCAAGCGAGTTCTGGATTATGGACGACTGGACCATCTACGATCCCACGGATATCAAGCAGAGCTTAAGTTCTATGTTCCCAGGGATGTGACTTTGGAGAATGTGGTTCTGCTGGCCAGACCAACCAGCTCTAAGCTGGAGTGCCAAAATAAATGA
- the LOC6726958 gene encoding nuclear receptor subfamily 2 group E member 1 has protein sequence MSNFSACAVCGDQSSGKHYGVSCCDGCSCFFKRSVRRGSSYACIALAGNCVVDKARRNWCPSCRFQRCLAVGMNAAAVQEERGPRNQQVALYRSGRRHAAPSQAAPSPTPHSQALHFQILAQILVTCLRQAKANEQFALLDRCQQDAILQVVWSEIFVLRASHWSLDISAMIDGCGDEQLKRLICEAHQLRADVLELNFLESLILCRKELAISAEYAVILGSHSNAALISLARYTLQQSNYLRFGQLLLGLRQLCLRRFDCALSCMFRSVVRDILKTL, from the exons ATGTCGAATTTCAGTGCCTGCGCAGTGTGCGGCGATCAGAGCTCCGGGAAGCACTACGGCGTGTCCTGCTGCGATGGGTGCTCCTGCTTCTTCAAGCGGAGCGTGCGGCGAGGTAGCAGCTACGCCTGTATCGCTCTGGCCGGGAACTGTGTGGTGGACAAGGCGCGGCGGAACTGGTGCCCCTCCTGCCGCTTCCAGCGATGCCTCGCCGTCGGAATGAACGCCGCCGCGGTCCAGGAGGAGCGCGGTCCGCGAAACCAGCAGGTGGCTCTCTACCGCAGTGGCCGGAGACATGCTGCGCCATCTCAGGCGGCACCATCCCCGACGCCCCACTCCCAGGCGCTGCACTTCCAGATCCTTGCCCAGATCCTCGTCACGTGCCTGCGCCAGGCGAAGGCCAACGAGCAGTTCGCTCTGCTGGATCGCTGCCAGCAGGACGCCATCCTGCAGGTGGTGTGGAGCGAGATCTTTGTGCTCCGAGCGTCCCACTGGTCGCTGGACATCAGCGCCATGATCGACGGCTGCGGTGATGAGCAGCTGAAAAGGCTCATCTGCGAGGCCCACCAGCTGAGGGCCGACGTCCTGGAACTCAACTTTTTGGAGTCCCTAATCCTGTGCAGAAAAG AATTGGCCATTAGTGCAGAGTATGCCGTTATCCTGGGAAGCCACTCCAATGCCGCCCTGATCTCCTTAGCCCGCTACACCCTGCAGCAATCCAACTACCTGCGTTTCGGACAACTCCTCCTTGGGCTAAGGCAGCTGTGCCTGAGGCGCTTCGACTGCGCGCTTTCTTGTATGTTTCGCAGCGTGGTCAGGGACATCTTGAAAACACTTTAG